One Chaetodon trifascialis isolate fChaTrf1 chromosome 13, fChaTrf1.hap1, whole genome shotgun sequence DNA segment encodes these proteins:
- the LOC139341193 gene encoding bifunctional 3'-phosphoadenosine 5'-phosphosulfate synthase 2-like: MSGVKKIRTDLNRSTNVVFQAHHVSRSKRGQVVGTRGGFRGCTIWLTGLSGAGKTTISFALEEFLVSHAIPCYSLDGDNVRHGLNKNLGFSAEDREENIRRIAEVAKLFADAGLVCITSFISPFTKDREDARKIHSSAGLPFFEVFVHAPLELCESRDVKGLYKKARAGEIKGFTGIDSNYERPEAPDLVLKTGELSVTECLNQVLELLKDQNIVPGEIMDELSELFVPENKLDLAVADANLLPTISITKLDLQWVQVLAEGWASPLKGFMREREFLQVLHFGSLLDGGAINMSVPIVLAVSTEAKQELAGCAAVALEYQGSRVAILRNPEFYENRKEERCARQWGTTCPQHPYIKMVMEGGDWLIGGDLEVLKRIRWNDGLDQYRLTPQELKQKFKDMKADAIFAFQLRNPVHNGHALLMQDTKRRLLERGYKNPVLLLHPLGGWTKDDDVPLDWRMKQHAAILEEGILDPASTIVAIFPSPMMYAGPTEVQWHCRARMIAGTNFYIVGRDPAGMPHPETKKDLYEPTHGGKVLTMAPGLTSVEIIPFRVAAYNKVKKAMDFYDPERHAEFEFISGTKMRNMARSGENPPDGFMGIKAWKVLVEYYTSLQKDK; encoded by the exons ATGTCCGGAGTGAAAAAGATTCGTACG GATCTCAACAGGTCAACCAACGTGGTGTTCCAGGCCCACCATGTCAGCCGGAGCAAGAGAGGGCAGGTTGTGGGTACCAGGGGAGGCTTCAGAGGATGTACCATCTGGCTCACCG GTTTGTCTGGTGCCGGCAAGACTACCATCAGTTTTGCCCTGGAAGAATTCCTTGTGTCCCATGCTATCCCTTGCTACTCGCTGGACGGAGACAACGTTCGCCACGGTCTGAACAAGAATCTGGGCTTCTCTGCTGAAGACCGCGAGGAGAACATCCGTCGTATTGCCGAGGTGGCCAAACTGTTTGCCGATGCCGGGCTGGTGTGCATCACCAGTTTCATTTCTCCTTTCACCAAG GATCGCGAGGATGCGAGGAAGATCCACTCGAGCGCCGGGCTGCCATTTTTTGAGGTGTTTGTCCACGCTCCCCTTGAGTTGTGCGAGAGCAGGGATGTAAAAGGACTTTACAAGAAGGCTCGCGCCGGAGAGATCAAAG GTTTCACTGGGATTGACTCAAATTATGAGCGTCCTGAGGCTCCAGATCTTGTGCTGAAAACAGGAGAGCTCTCAGTGACTGAGTGCCTCAACCAAGTGCTGGAGCTGCTCAAGGACCAG AATATTGTACCAGGCGAGATCATGGATGAGCTGAGCGAACTGTTTGTTCCGGAGAACAAGCTGGATCTTGCTGTGGCTGATGCAAACTTGCTTCCCACCATCAGCATTACCAAG TTGGATCTACAGTGGGTGCAGGTTTTGGCAGAGGGCTGGGCTAGCCCTCTGAAGGGCttcatgagagagagagagttcctCCAGGTCTTACACTTCGGCAGCCTGCTGGATG GTGGGGCCATCAACATGTCAGTTCCCATCGTCCTGGCTGTTAGCACTGAGGCTAAGCAGGAGCTGGCCGGCTGTGCGGCTGTAGCTCTTGAGTACCAGGGTTCACGTGTGGCTATTCTCAGGAACCCAGAGTTCTACGAAAACCGCAAAGAGGAGCGCTGTGCCAGACAGTGGGGCACCACTTGTCCACAACACCCTTACATTAAG ATGGTTATGGAGGGAGGTGACTGGCTGATAGGTGGTGACCTGGAGGTGCTGAAGCGAATCAGATGGAACGATGGACTTGACCAGTACCGCCTCACTCCACAGGAGCTCAAGCAGAAGTtcaaagacatgaaagcag ATGCAATATTTGCATTCCAGCTGCGTAACCCGGTCCACAATGGTCACGCCCTGCTGATGCAGGACACCAAGCGCCGTCTGCTGGAGCGCGGCTACAAGAATCCAGTCCTCCTACTGCACCCACTTGGCGGCTGGACCAAAGATGACGATGTGCCTCTGGATTGGCGGATGAAGCAGCATGCTGCCATCTTGGAGGAGGGCATCCTGGACCCAGCCAGCACCATTGTCGCCATCTTCCCCTCGCCTATGATGTACGCCGGACCCACAGAG GTTCAGTGGCACTGTCGAGCCAGAATGATTGCCGGAACAAACTTCTACATAGTTGGCCGGGACCCAGCAGGCATGCCACATCCTGAGACTAAAAAGGACCTGTATGAACCCACCCATGGTGGCAAGGTCCTCACCATGGCCCCAGGCCTCACCTCTGTGGAGATCATCCCCTTCAGGGTTGCTGCCTACAACAAGGTTAAGAAGGCTATGGACTTCTACGACCCAGAGCG ACATGCTGAGTTTGAGTTCATCTCTGGAACCAAGATGAGGAACATGGCTCGCAGCGGAGAGAACCCTCCGGATGGATTCATGGGCATCAAGGCCTGGAAGGTGTTGGTCGAGTACTATACCTCTCTTCAGAAGGACAAGTAA